One window of the Nicotiana tabacum cultivar K326 chromosome 4, ASM71507v2, whole genome shotgun sequence genome contains the following:
- the LOC107782090 gene encoding E3 ubiquitin-protein ligase RSL1: MTDIISKVCDENEDFRALIVSDDECAEELQIQEIIAASLGIFHHHMSSSTMQESPESSQVYCEICMETKGTDEMFKLENCSHHSFCSDCTGSHVESKIQQNIFPVTCPGLRCRAIIEPESCKSIVPENVFARWEEGLSESSLLACEKLYCPYRDCSGLLFYDRDQDTIELCPLCRRLFCAACGVPWHTGLDCDKFQKEGKDRDDLKVEELAKKSKWMKCPKCKHLVQKTDGCIHITCWCKFDFCYVCGGTWSEEHWSCQIS; encoded by the exons ATGACAGACATAATTTCAAAAGTGTGTGATGAAAATGAAGATTTTCGCGCGCTCATAGTATCAGATGATGAGTGCGCAGAGGAATTGCAGATCCAAGAGATTATTGCAGCCTCTTTAGGAATTTTCCATCATCACATGTCATCATCAACAATGCAAGAATCCCCGGAATCATCGCAAGTTTACTGCGAGATTTGCATGGAGACAAAAGGAACAGATGAAATGTTCAAACTCGAGAATTGCTCTCATCATTCTTTCTGTTCTGACTGCACAGGTTCACATGTCGAATCCAAGATTCAACAGAACATTTTTCCTGTAACTTGCCCAGGTTTGAGATGTCGTGCAATAATTGAACCCGAATCTTGTAAGTCCATCGTTCCAGAAAATGTTTTCGCGAGGTGGGAAGAGGGATTGAGCGAGTCCAGTCTTCTTGCTTGTGAAAAATTGTATTGTCCTTATAGAGATTGTTCAGGGCTGCTATTTTATGATCGTGATCAGGACACAATTGAGTTATGCCCTTTATGTCGAAGGCTGTTCTGCGCGGCATGTGGTGTCCCTTGGCATACTGGGCTTGATTGTGACAAGTTTCAAAAGGAAGGAAAAGACAGAGATGATTTAAAAGTTGAGGAACTTGCTAAGAAATCCAAATGGATGAAATGTCCTAAATGCAAACACCTTGTGCAGAAGACTGATGGCTGTATACACATAACATGCTG GTGCAAATTTGACTTTTGCTATGTATGTGGAGGAACATGGAGTGAAGAGCATTGGAGTTGCCAGATTAGTTAA